DNA sequence from the Chryseobacterium indicum genome:
TATAATTGAATAAAGATTTTTTTAAGCCAAAGCTGAACTTTCCATGATCGATTCCTGTTTTGTCTGTAAAATCAACGTCGTTGTTCGCAAACAGAATTTCCTGTTTGATGGGAGTTACTCCAAATTCTTCCGGATTAATTCCGACAGGTGAATGCGCCGTCATCGCAAACTGATGCCAGAATCCACTCTGTAAAATTCCCATCTCAAAAAGCTGCCGAACCATTTCCAGAGAATCCACCGTTTCCTGAACAGTTTGAGTAGGGTAGCCATACATTAGATAAGCATGAATCATGATTCCGGCTTCTGTAAAATTTCTTGTCACTTTAGCAACCTGTTCCACAGAAATTCCTTTATCAATCAATTTCAAAAGTCGGTCACTCGCAACTTCCAGTCCACCTGAAACAGCAACACAACCGGAAAGTTTTAAAAGAAAACACAGATCTTTGGTGAAACTTTTTTCAAAACGAATATTCGTCCACCACGTTACGACCAAATTTCTTCGTAAGATTTCTAAAGCAACTTCACGCATTAATGCAGGAGGAGCCGCTTCATCTACAAAATGAAATCCTGTTTCTCCAGTTGTCCGGATCAACTCTTCCATTCTGTCAACCAGAATTTTAGCTGAAATCGGTTCGTAAATTTTAATGTAGTCTAAAGAAATATCGCAAAAAGTACATTTTCCCCAATAACAGCCATGCGCCATTGTGAGCTTATTCCATCTTCCGTCACTCCACAAACTGTGCATCGGATTGGCAATTTCAATTACCGAAATATATTGATCCAATTGTAAATCAGAATAATCGGGAGTTCCGATATCAGCTTGTTTATAATCGTGTCTTGTGGAATTATTTTTATAGGTAACTTCTCCGTTTTCAAGTAAAAAAGTTCTTTTGACTTCGACAGGCTCAGTCACCTTCGAAATTATATTTTGATAAAGTAATTCAATCGGAAGTTCTCCGTCATCCAAAGTAATAAAATCAAAAAACTCAAAAACTCTTTGATCTTTCAATTCTCTAAGTTCTGTATTCGGAAATCCGCCGCCCATTGCAGTTTTGATGTGCGGATAATGTTCTTTGATGTATTTTGCACAACGGAAAGCAGAATATAAATTTCCCGGAAAAGGAATGGAAAAACAAATCAGTTTTGGCTGAACAAACTCTAATTTTTCCTGAAGAATTTTTAAAGTAAATTCATCTATAAAAGTAGGTTCGCCGCAAATTTTAGAATAAAGTTCATCAAAAGAATTGGCACTTTTTCCTAATCTTTCCGCATAACGGCTAAATCCAAAATCGGGATCAATATTTTCAACAATATAATCCGAAAGATCTTCTAAATACAAAGTTGCCAGATGTTTGGCTTTATCCTGAAGCCCCATATTTCCGAAAGCAAATTCCATATCATCAAGCTGATTGAATCGGGAGCCTTCCGGAAGAAAATTCATCGAACAGATTTGTCTTGCCAACGTTGGGGTTTTACCCTGCAGAAAAGCAATAACCTGATCGATCGTTTTGAGATACTCTTCTTTTAAAACATAAATTCTCTGAGCGTTTTCTGAAATATTCTGAAGATCAATTTCTTTGGCAAAAATTTTCTGAAGTCCGTCTTTCGAGAATAGTTTCAAAATGACCTCAATTCCCAAATCTGTCTGAAAGCTGGAAATATTTTTGGTATTCAGAAAACCTTTAATATAAGCTGTTGCCGGATAAGGTGTGTTAAGCTGTGTGAAAGGCGGAGTAATGAGAAGTAGATCTTTCAAAAGAAAATTTTTGCAAAGTTATTTTAAATATTCAGATTCTGAAAATTTATGACCGTTTTTAAAACAAAACCACTGATCGGATGTCAGTGGTTTTAAATTTTATTGATTAAATCTCTTTGAAACTTAAACCTTGTTCTGCCAACAGTTTTTGTTCCTGATCTTTGTAATAACCACTTACCAATTTATCGTGAATAGCTTCAAACGCAGCAAGGGTTTCATTAATTTCAGCATCGGTGTGAGAAGCTGTAGGAATTAATCTTAACAAGATCATTCCTTTCGGAATTACAGGATATACCACTACCGAAGTAAAGATCCCGTAGATTTCTCTTAGATCTTTTACTAAAAGAGTTGCTTCCACCGGAGTTCCCTGCATCATCACTGGAGTTACGCAAGTATTTGTATCTCCAATGTTAAAGCCTCTTTCTTTAAGACCATTCTGTAATTTGTAAGTATTTTCCCAAAGTTTTGCTTTAATTTCCGGTCTTGTTCTCAGCAGTTCCAGTCTTTTTAAACCTCCGATTACCATTGGCATCGTTAAAGATTTAGCAAAAATCTGAGATCTTAAATTGAATTTCAGATATCTGATAATTTCTTTATCACCCGCGATGAATGCTCCAAAACCTGCCATAGATTTGGCAAAAGTAGAGAAGTAAACATCAATCTGATCCTGACAACCCTGTTCTTCACCGGCTCCGGCTCCTGTTTTTCCAAGAGTTCCGAATCCGTGCGCGTCATCAACTAAAAGTCTGAATTTGTATTTTGATTTTAATTCACAGATTTCTTTTAATTTACCTTGTTGTCCTCTCATTCCGAAAACTCCTTCGGTAATCACTAAAATTCCTCCTCCTGTTTCTTCCGCTACTTTAGTTGCTCTTTCAAGGTTTTTTTCAAGGCTTGCAATATCGTTATGTCTGTACGTAAATCTTTTTCCAGCGTGAAGTCTCACCCCATCTACGATACAAGCGTGAGAATCAACATCATAAACAATTACATCGTTTCTTCCTACCAAAGCATCAATGGTAGAAACCATTCCCTGATAACCGAAATTTAATAAATATGCAGATTCTTTCTGAACAAAATCAGCAAGCTCTCTTTCCAATTGCAAATGCTGCTCAGTTTCTCCCGACATTGCTCTTGCGCCCATCGGATAAAACATTCCGAATTCTGCAGCTGCTTTTGCATCAGCCTCCAGAACTTCAGGATGATTACACATTCCCAAATAATCATTCGCACTCCAGAAAATAACTTCTCTTCCCTGAAACTGCATTCTCGGTCCGATTGGTCCTTCTAATCTTGGGAAAATAAAATAGCCTTCACCATAATCTGCAAATTGTCCAAGAGGTCCTGGATTTTCTTTTATTCTGTCAAAAATATCCAACATTTTTATTAATATTTTAAGTAAAAAAGCCTTTTGCGGTTACAAAAAGGCTTGATTTGTATAAATTTTTCGTCCTTATTTAATGAATTCCGTTTTAAAAACTTCGTCGTAGTTGTGCACGCAGTTGTTTATAAATCCTTGTTCTGCCATCCACTTATCGCTGTATACTTTAGTGATATATCTTGAACCGTGATCCGGGTAAATTAAAACAACTAAATCATTTTCTGAAAATTCGTGAGATTGGGCATATTGCATTAAAGCCTGTGTAACGGCTCCTGTTGTATAACCTCCCATAATTGCTTCTTTCAAAGCGATTTCACGGGTTCTGTAAGCTGACATTTCGTCATTTACTCTTACAAATTCATCTACTTTATCGAAAAGAAGGGCAGAAGGGATTAAATTTTTTCCCATACCTTCAATCTGGTAAGGATGAACATCTTCTTTATGAATTTCTCCGGTTTCGTGGTAGCTTTTCAGGATAGATCCGTCTGCATCCACACCAATGATTTTAATATCCGGATTTTTCTCTTTTAAGAATTTTGCTGAACCTGACAGAGTTCCTCCGGTTCCTGTACACGCAAAAAGGTGAGTTACTTTTCCCTGAGTCTGTTCCCAGATTTCAGGACCTGTGGTCTGGTAATGCGCATCAATATTCAATTCATTGAAATACTGGTTGATATAAACGGAATTAGGCGTTTCTGAAGCGATTCTTTTGGCAACTTCATAATATGATCTCGGATCATCTGCGGGAACATTGGCAGGGCAGATATAAACGGTAGCTCCTAAAGCTTTCAGGTAG
Encoded proteins:
- a CDS encoding B12-binding domain-containing radical SAM protein, encoding MKDLLLITPPFTQLNTPYPATAYIKGFLNTKNISSFQTDLGIEVILKLFSKDGLQKIFAKEIDLQNISENAQRIYVLKEEYLKTIDQVIAFLQGKTPTLARQICSMNFLPEGSRFNQLDDMEFAFGNMGLQDKAKHLATLYLEDLSDYIVENIDPDFGFSRYAERLGKSANSFDELYSKICGEPTFIDEFTLKILQEKLEFVQPKLICFSIPFPGNLYSAFRCAKYIKEHYPHIKTAMGGGFPNTELRELKDQRVFEFFDFITLDDGELPIELLYQNIISKVTEPVEVKRTFLLENGEVTYKNNSTRHDYKQADIGTPDYSDLQLDQYISVIEIANPMHSLWSDGRWNKLTMAHGCYWGKCTFCDISLDYIKIYEPISAKILVDRMEELIRTTGETGFHFVDEAAPPALMREVALEILRRNLVVTWWTNIRFEKSFTKDLCFLLKLSGCVAVSGGLEVASDRLLKLIDKGISVEQVAKVTRNFTEAGIMIHAYLMYGYPTQTVQETVDSLEMVRQLFEMGILQSGFWHQFAMTAHSPVGINPEEFGVTPIKQEILFANNDVDFTDKTGIDHGKFSFGLKKSLFNYMHGINFELPLQEWFDFKIPRTTIHPDYIHDCLLEEDDFTFKGNSKVLFLAKNVIAENRVKNKKKYIYTYTKITAHLKTNVVSVDLEQEQAEWLMKMFDEYPIENLKKPTLQQLKSQFEESFEDFELFWFSKPMQQLKENGVILNL
- a CDS encoding PLP-dependent cysteine synthase family protein, which produces MSNVYDNILGLIGNTPMVKLNTVTKDIPATVYAKLESYNPGHSTKDRIALHIIENAEKKGLLKEDSVVVETTSGNTGFSIAMVCIIKGYKCILAVSDKTKPEKIAYLKALGATVYICPANVPADDPRSYYEVAKRIASETPNSVYINQYFNELNIDAHYQTTGPEIWEQTQGKVTHLFACTGTGGTLSGSAKFLKEKNPDIKIIGVDADGSILKSYHETGEIHKEDVHPYQIEGMGKNLIPSALLFDKVDEFVRVNDEMSAYRTREIALKEAIMGGYTTGAVTQALMQYAQSHEFSENDLVVLIYPDHGSRYITKVYSDKWMAEQGFINNCVHNYDEVFKTEFIK
- a CDS encoding aminotransferase class I/II-fold pyridoxal phosphate-dependent enzyme, producing the protein MDIFDRIKENPGPLGQFADYGEGYFIFPRLEGPIGPRMQFQGREVIFWSANDYLGMCNHPEVLEADAKAAAEFGMFYPMGARAMSGETEQHLQLERELADFVQKESAYLLNFGYQGMVSTIDALVGRNDVIVYDVDSHACIVDGVRLHAGKRFTYRHNDIASLEKNLERATKVAEETGGGILVITEGVFGMRGQQGKLKEICELKSKYKFRLLVDDAHGFGTLGKTGAGAGEEQGCQDQIDVYFSTFAKSMAGFGAFIAGDKEIIRYLKFNLRSQIFAKSLTMPMVIGGLKRLELLRTRPEIKAKLWENTYKLQNGLKERGFNIGDTNTCVTPVMMQGTPVEATLLVKDLREIYGIFTSVVVYPVIPKGMILLRLIPTASHTDAEINETLAAFEAIHDKLVSGYYKDQEQKLLAEQGLSFKEI